In Daucus carota subsp. sativus chromosome 4, DH1 v3.0, whole genome shotgun sequence, one DNA window encodes the following:
- the LOC108216280 gene encoding phosphatidylinositol 4-phosphate 5-kinase 9 translates to MHKEMESTTKLTRTQSSLLRSSPTIRSSIHSLNSINEMQDYDIEEQKLHKPGSGSRRVRVKPGLTRFGPVMALVVLFVYTIYIYSSGDEMNTSENLLLVLIFIAVVVYIGGKNKKLIAQTCVVLRQLFVEHVRKLGFCKTNSKPVQWFIGDLDLSRKGNELKPENFVKEGVEFYSNGDYYEGEFYKGKCNGSGVYNYFVNGRYEGDWIDGKYDGYGIESWARGSRYKGQYRQGSRHGYGVYRFYTGDSYAGMWFNGQSHGTGVQTCSDGSCYVGEFKFGLKHGLGCYHFRNGDRYAGEYFGDKIHGFGVYHFANGHCYEGSWHEGRKQGFGMYTFPNGESRCGEWNSGSLKTALPPLTDATLRAVQAARKTAESAIRLRQVDDHVNHAVTAANRAATAARVAAVKAIQNNVDGKFCDTDL, encoded by the exons ATGCACAAAGAAATGGAGAGTACGACGAAGCTTACGAGAACACAGTCGTCGCTGCTCCGGTCATCTCCGACGATCCGATCATCAATACACAGCTTGAATTCGATAAATGAGATGCAAGATTACGACATAGAGGAACAGAAGTTGCATAAACCGGGTTCCGGGTCACGTCGGGTCCGGGTCAAACCCGGTTTGACCCGGTTCGGACCGGTAATGGCTCTGGTAGTTCTGTTCGTGTacacaatatacatatattctaGCGGTGATGAAATGAACACATCAGAGAACTTGTTATTAGTGTTGATTTTCATAGCTGTGGTTGTATATATTGGTGGTAAAAACAAGAAGTTGATAGCACAAACTTGTGTGGTTTTGAGACAATTGTTTGTTGAGCATGTGAGAAAACTCGGGTTTTGCAAGACTAATAGTAAGCCTGTGCAGTGGTTTATTGGTGATTTGGATTTGTCGAGAAAGGGGAACGAGTTAAAGCCCGAGAATTTCGTGAAAGAAGGGGTTGAATTTTATAGTAATGGCGATTATTACGAAGGGGAGTTTTACAAGGGAAAGTGTAATGGGAGTGGTGTTTATAACTACTTTGTCAATGGGAGGTATGAGGGTGATTGGATTGATGGAAAGTATGATGGGTATGGGATTGAGAGTTGGGCGCGGGGGAGTCGATATAAGGGGCAGTACAGGCAAGGATCGAGACATGGGTATGGTGTTTATAGGTTTTATACCGGTGATAGTTATGCTGGGATGTGGTTTAATGGACAGAGTCATGGGACTGGAGTGCAGACGTGTTCCGATGGGAGTTGCTATGTTGGGGAGTTTAAGTTTGGGCTGAAGCATGGACTTGGATGTTACCATTTCAG AAATGGAGATAGATATGCTGGGGAATATTTTGGAGATAAAATTCATGGATTTGGTGTTTATCACTTTGCCAATGGCCACTGCTATGAAGGTTCGTGGCATGAAGGTCGTAAGCAAggttttggaatgtatacattTCCGAATGGTGAGTCAAGATGTGGCGAGTGGAACTCTGGCTCCCTTAAAACAGCGTTACCCCCTCTAACTGACGCCACCCTTAGAGCAGTTCAG GCTGCTAGAAAAACAGCCGAGAGCGCGATCCGCTTACGCCAGGTTGATGATCACGTAAATCATGCAGTTACAGCCGCAAACAGAGCTGCTACTGCTGCAAGAGTTGCCGCTGTTAAAGCAATTCAAAACAACGTCGATGGCAAATTTTGTGACACTGACCTGTAG
- the LOC108216674 gene encoding ethylene-responsive transcription factor ERF014 has translation MVMKTEMTRAESDGSGISAGKKLSAQTPSSVNKKMKKFKGVRMRSWGSWVSEIRAPNQKTRIWLGSYSTAEAAARAYDAALICLKGPSANLNFPAFSQQHFTPYINDQITSMSPKAIQRIAAQAANTFLDNATPLPSPPPLSSASSASSSPSNNIEDDVSLAFEDHYKPDETVMNVNAPWMFNNDFGSFKFRDMIDDMLLFDDQQPSMMINHDHVYEGEEDLRLWDFC, from the coding sequence ATGGTAATGAAAACAGAGATGACCAGAGCTGAATCAGATGGAAGTGGAATCAGTGCAGGCAAGAAGCTATCAGCTCAAACACCTTCATCAGTCAACAAAAAGATGAAGAAATTCAAAGGAGTCCGAATGAGAAGCTGGGGCTCATGGGTGTCCGAAATAAGAGCTCCCAATCAGAAAACAAGAATCTGGCTCGGCTCCTACTCAACCGCAGAGGCTGCAGCCAGGGCTTATGACGCAGCACTTATTTGTCTAAAAGGCCCTTCAGCCAATCTCAACTTCCCAGCATTCTCTCAGCAGCACTTCACTCCTTACATCAACGACCAGATCACCTCCATGTCGCCGAAAGCCATTCAGAGAATCGCCGCACAAGCCGCCAACACTTTTCTCGACAATGCCACCCCCCTCCCGTCCCCGCCGCCGCTCTCCTCCGCCTCCTCCGCCTCGTCTTCACCGTCGAACAACATCGAAGATGACGTGTCATTAGCCTTTGAGGATCACTACAAGCCTGACGAAACGGTTATGAATGTGAATGCGCCGTGGATGTTTAACAACGACTTTGGGTCGTTTAAATTCAGGGACATGATCGATGACATGCTGTTATTCGACGATCAGCAACCATCGATGATGATTAATCATGATCATGTCTACGAAGGCGAAGAAGATCTTCGTCTCTGGGATTTCTGCTAA